Proteins encoded within one genomic window of Flavobacterium gilvum:
- the fdhD gene encoding formate dehydrogenase accessory sulfurtransferase FdhD, translating to MDIKKHKGFFYNGDQISEVEDSIITEVALKIAVNSVPFTVTMQTPGNERDLVRGILFTEKIYQNSLPIGMEIKSRDKSGAITSINAVVPSHLVLKDFAGNRNVISSSSCGLCGKTELDDLGVANSKVSKKIDIRLLEKMFDEVYENQKVFKESGGSHAAGAFTIDGRLLKVQEDIGRHNAVDKVIGHLIQNNLMGEVACLTVSGRVSYEIISKAKEAGITFLASVSSPSSLAITTAEELGITLMGFCRKNKLTIYTNSNQVIQNSPLWIGDEVKN from the coding sequence ATGGATATTAAAAAACATAAAGGATTTTTTTATAACGGAGATCAGATTTCTGAAGTGGAAGATTCCATTATTACAGAAGTTGCATTAAAAATTGCCGTAAACAGTGTTCCTTTTACAGTAACAATGCAGACGCCCGGGAATGAAAGAGATTTGGTTCGTGGTATATTATTTACTGAAAAAATATACCAAAACAGTCTGCCGATTGGAATGGAAATCAAATCGAGAGACAAAAGTGGAGCGATTACATCGATTAATGCAGTTGTGCCTTCCCATTTGGTTTTAAAAGATTTTGCAGGAAATCGAAATGTGATTTCATCTTCGTCGTGTGGACTTTGCGGAAAAACGGAATTGGATGATTTGGGCGTTGCCAATAGTAAAGTTTCAAAAAAAATTGACATCAGATTATTGGAAAAGATGTTTGATGAAGTTTATGAAAATCAAAAAGTTTTCAAAGAATCAGGCGGTAGTCACGCTGCCGGAGCTTTTACTATTGACGGAAGACTGCTCAAAGTTCAGGAAGATATCGGTAGACATAATGCGGTAGATAAGGTCATCGGGCATCTGATTCAAAACAATTTAATGGGAGAAGTAGCCTGCTTGACAGTAAGCGGTCGTGTTTCGTATGAAATTATAAGCAAGGCAAAAGAAGCAGGAATCACTTTTTTAGCTTCCGTTTCGTCGCCTTCCTCCTTGGCAATTACTACTGCCGAGGAGCTTGGAATTACTCTAATGGGTTTTTGCAGAAAAAATAAATTAACTATTTACACAAATTCTAATCAGGTAATCCAAAATTCCCCTCTTTGGATTGGTGATGAGGTAAAAAATTAA
- a CDS encoding NADH-ubiquinone oxidoreductase-F iron-sulfur binding region domain-containing protein has protein sequence MSKNLSELSSRKGLAKNLFEEYGNLAKATGTPNIEELEKLREEFLIGKATAYGAVSFYDFLKPANKNKKVYACNGSACMLSNTQDELKAKLSNHFGEDEIGEMCCLGRCHENSAFHINKKNYSGNDIDFIEEIKAGKTNTKETYNVDSLGTPILTGDYGDVSAFYKIFTDCLTRTPDELLSELRDSGLRGRGGAGFPIAFKFESCKNTEDDTKFIVSNADEGDPGAYSDRYIMEQRPHNMLMGMMISGYIIGAKHGVVYIRGEYPESIEIVGEAIEHLRSLGLLGENIQGTDFNFDFKVISAQGAYVCGEETALLSSIEGQRPEVRVRPPYPTQKGLFNKPTVVNNVETLANIPFIMKHSGKAYAEIGTPKSTGTKLISLDSHFNKPGIYEVNMGTRLTKVIEDLGGGFRMPVKAMHIGGPLGGLVPISLIERLSIDYDSFMKLGFLLGHASIVCIPEDYPMIDYIEHLFQFVAHESCGKCFPCRLGSTRGYELIAKAKNEDYKIDQELMSDLLDTLQTGSLCALGGGLPLPVRNAMQYFNSELADYFNK, from the coding sequence ATGTCAAAAAATTTAAGTGAATTATCGAGTCGTAAAGGACTTGCCAAAAACCTGTTCGAAGAGTATGGAAATTTGGCAAAAGCTACCGGAACTCCTAATATTGAGGAGCTGGAAAAATTGAGGGAAGAATTTTTAATAGGTAAAGCAACGGCTTATGGAGCGGTTTCTTTTTATGATTTCCTGAAACCAGCAAACAAAAACAAGAAAGTGTATGCCTGTAATGGAAGCGCCTGTATGTTGTCGAATACTCAGGATGAATTGAAAGCGAAATTGAGCAATCATTTTGGTGAAGATGAAATTGGCGAAATGTGTTGTTTGGGAAGATGTCATGAAAACAGTGCTTTTCATATCAATAAAAAAAATTATTCAGGAAATGACATTGACTTCATCGAGGAAATTAAAGCCGGAAAAACTAATACGAAAGAAACCTACAACGTTGATTCGCTTGGGACTCCAATTCTAACCGGCGATTATGGAGATGTTTCGGCATTCTATAAAATATTTACCGATTGTCTGACAAGAACTCCCGATGAGCTTTTGTCAGAACTTCGTGATTCTGGATTGAGAGGGCGTGGAGGTGCCGGTTTTCCGATTGCTTTTAAGTTTGAATCCTGTAAAAATACGGAAGACGATACCAAATTCATCGTGAGCAATGCCGATGAAGGAGATCCAGGAGCTTATTCGGATCGCTATATAATGGAACAACGCCCGCACAATATGCTGATGGGAATGATGATTTCTGGATATATCATTGGGGCAAAACATGGAGTGGTATATATTCGTGGAGAATATCCGGAATCTATAGAAATTGTTGGCGAAGCCATTGAACACCTACGCAGTTTGGGGCTTTTGGGAGAAAATATCCAAGGAACCGATTTCAATTTTGATTTTAAAGTGATAAGTGCTCAAGGTGCGTATGTATGCGGAGAAGAAACAGCCTTGTTGTCGTCTATAGAAGGACAGCGTCCGGAAGTGAGAGTACGTCCGCCATATCCTACTCAAAAGGGATTGTTTAATAAACCAACAGTGGTAAACAATGTAGAAACATTGGCTAATATTCCGTTTATTATGAAACATAGCGGTAAAGCCTATGCCGAAATAGGAACTCCAAAATCAACCGGAACCAAATTGATTTCGCTTGACAGTCATTTCAACAAACCAGGAATTTACGAAGTTAATATGGGAACTCGCTTGACCAAAGTGATTGAAGATTTGGGAGGTGGTTTCCGCATGCCTGTAAAAGCCATGCATATCGGCGGGCCTCTAGGAGGTTTGGTGCCTATTTCGTTGATTGAAAGGCTGAGTATTGACTATGATTCGTTCATGAAATTAGGATTTTTACTAGGACATGCTTCTATTGTTTGCATCCCAGAAGACTATCCAATGATTGATTATATAGAACATCTGTTTCAGTTTGTCGCTCACGAAAGCTGTGGAAAATGTTTTCCTTGCCGTCTTGGGTCAACTCGTGGTTATGAGTTGATTGCAAAAGCCAAAAACGAAGATTATAAAATTGATCAAGAATTGATGTCCGATCTTTTGGATACTTTACAAACAGGATCACTTTGTGCTTTGGGCGGAGGATTGCCTTTGCCGGTAAGAAATGCGATGCAGTATTTTAATTCAGAATTAGCAGACTATTTTAATAAATAA
- the fdhF gene encoding formate dehydrogenase subunit alpha, whose amino-acid sequence MGQVAFINDKWHTIVEGETILEFVKRNHGKDRIPTLCDAPKLEPFGSCRVCSVEVALVKDGPTKTQASCHTPVIPNSYIYTDTDHIKKLRKNIIELVLTDHPMDCLQCEVNNNCELQSVAAKVGVRDVRYPQGKNHLDTPKDLSHPYMTSDFSKCINCFRCVRACDEIQGGLVLSMAGRGFDSHVVKSYENNFFESDCASCGACAQVCPTAAISDVFESKSINVDEKIRTVCSYCGVGCNLEVSVVSGKVKSIQAPINAEVNEGHLCLKGRYAFSFYDHQDRIKTPLIRRNGVLEPTTWKEAYDFITEKLTAIIQKNGPDAVAGVSSSRCTNEENYLMQKFMRAAIGTNNIDCCARVCHGPTAFGMQKAFGTGAATNSIEDIKLTDCIMVIGSNPTNAHPVTGAKIKQFAMKGKTTIVIDPRKTEIAKYATYHLQLRPGTNVALLNMILYYIITEGYVSKGFIKHRTEGYEEFSEKIKGIDIAEMEKITGVDRNLVREAALVFDKAPNAMLFHGLGVTEHSQGSHAVMLIADLAMITGNIGRRGVGVNPLRGQNNVQGAADMGCQPNMGAGYMSAYDPEINKHYEAFYERKIPTSYGYKIPEMFDAALDGKLKAMWIMGEDVVHTDPNTNKVIAALESLELLVVQELFLSETTKHATVVLPGASFLEKTGTFTNGERRIQQVNAVVEVLDGAKTDGQILVDMMNKMGYYQAPYQPKAVLREISKIVPFFSGVTWEGLGINGKQWPVKEDGLGTKILHTEKFEGGIRGKFNFYDFKETNEIVKNGKDFPYILTTNRGLEHYNSGTMTRRTDNVKILTEDHLKINPIDAEKFSIKDEDLVCVMSARGKVDMRASVSDEVKPGILSTTFHFPDVLLNLITGNEHDCEAMCPEYKVVAVNIRKSKGDNKKKLDKIALS is encoded by the coding sequence ATGGGACAAGTAGCATTTATTAATGACAAATGGCACACGATAGTTGAAGGTGAAACCATTTTAGAATTTGTTAAAAGAAATCACGGAAAAGACCGTATCCCAACCTTGTGTGATGCACCAAAATTAGAACCATTTGGTTCTTGCCGAGTTTGTAGCGTTGAAGTTGCTTTGGTAAAAGACGGGCCAACCAAAACTCAGGCTTCTTGCCATACTCCGGTTATTCCGAATTCCTACATATATACTGATACCGATCATATTAAAAAACTGAGAAAAAACATTATTGAATTGGTTCTAACCGACCATCCCATGGATTGTTTGCAGTGTGAGGTAAACAATAATTGCGAGCTGCAGTCGGTTGCGGCAAAAGTTGGGGTAAGGGATGTTCGTTATCCGCAAGGTAAAAATCATTTGGACACGCCAAAAGATTTGAGTCATCCTTATATGACTTCGGATTTTTCAAAATGTATCAATTGTTTCCGTTGCGTGAGAGCCTGTGATGAAATTCAGGGAGGATTGGTGCTTAGCATGGCAGGAAGAGGATTTGACAGCCATGTAGTGAAAAGCTATGAAAATAATTTCTTCGAATCCGATTGTGCGAGTTGTGGTGCTTGTGCTCAGGTTTGTCCAACTGCGGCCATTTCGGATGTATTCGAATCAAAATCAATTAATGTTGATGAGAAAATACGAACTGTTTGTTCGTATTGTGGCGTTGGCTGTAATCTCGAAGTTTCTGTAGTGAGCGGAAAAGTAAAATCAATTCAGGCGCCTATTAATGCTGAAGTAAATGAAGGTCATCTTTGCCTGAAAGGACGTTATGCGTTCTCTTTCTACGATCATCAGGACAGAATCAAAACTCCGTTAATCAGAAGAAATGGAGTATTGGAGCCTACCACTTGGAAAGAAGCTTACGATTTTATAACCGAAAAATTGACGGCAATCATTCAAAAAAACGGACCTGATGCTGTTGCGGGAGTTTCTTCTTCAAGATGTACAAATGAAGAAAACTATCTGATGCAGAAATTCATGCGTGCTGCCATTGGAACCAATAATATTGACTGTTGTGCACGTGTTTGTCATGGTCCAACCGCTTTCGGAATGCAAAAAGCATTTGGAACAGGAGCGGCTACAAACTCAATCGAAGATATCAAACTTACCGATTGTATCATGGTTATTGGTTCAAATCCAACCAATGCTCATCCGGTTACAGGCGCAAAAATTAAGCAGTTTGCCATGAAAGGCAAAACGACTATCGTTATTGATCCTCGAAAAACAGAAATTGCCAAATACGCGACCTATCATCTTCAGTTGAGACCGGGAACGAATGTGGCACTTTTGAATATGATTCTTTATTACATCATTACTGAAGGTTATGTTTCCAAAGGATTTATCAAACACCGCACTGAGGGTTATGAAGAATTCAGTGAGAAAATAAAAGGAATTGACATCGCCGAAATGGAGAAAATAACCGGTGTTGACAGAAATCTCGTGAGAGAAGCTGCGCTAGTATTTGACAAAGCTCCAAACGCCATGTTGTTCCATGGTTTGGGAGTTACTGAGCATTCTCAGGGGTCTCACGCTGTAATGCTTATCGCTGATTTAGCCATGATTACCGGAAACATTGGCCGAAGAGGAGTAGGCGTAAACCCGCTCAGAGGACAAAACAATGTTCAGGGCGCTGCCGATATGGGTTGTCAGCCTAATATGGGAGCTGGATATATGAGCGCTTACGATCCTGAAATTAACAAACATTATGAAGCTTTCTACGAAAGAAAAATTCCGACGAGCTATGGATATAAAATTCCAGAAATGTTTGATGCCGCTTTAGATGGAAAACTAAAAGCCATGTGGATAATGGGTGAGGATGTGGTACATACCGATCCAAATACCAATAAGGTGATTGCCGCTCTAGAAAGTTTAGAATTGCTAGTAGTGCAGGAATTATTCCTTTCCGAAACGACCAAACATGCCACTGTAGTGCTTCCGGGAGCTTCTTTCCTTGAAAAAACGGGAACTTTTACCAATGGTGAAAGAAGAATTCAGCAGGTGAACGCAGTAGTCGAAGTTTTGGACGGAGCAAAAACCGATGGTCAAATTCTAGTGGATATGATGAACAAAATGGGGTATTACCAAGCACCGTATCAACCAAAGGCGGTGCTTCGTGAAATTTCTAAAATAGTTCCATTCTTCTCAGGGGTTACTTGGGAAGGATTAGGAATAAACGGTAAGCAATGGCCTGTAAAAGAGGATGGATTAGGTACCAAGATCCTCCATACCGAAAAATTTGAAGGAGGAATAAGAGGTAAATTCAATTTTTATGACTTTAAGGAAACCAATGAAATTGTCAAAAACGGAAAAGATTTTCCTTATATCTTGACGACTAATCGTGGTTTGGAGCATTATAACTCCGGCACCATGACCCGCAGAACCGACAACGTAAAGATTCTGACTGAAGATCACTTAAAAATCAACCCGATTGATGCCGAAAAATTTTCGATTAAAGACGAGGATTTGGTATGTGTAATGTCGGCCAGAGGAAAAGTCGATATGCGAGCCAGTGTTTCAGATGAGGTGAAACCCGGAATTTTGAGCACAACTTTCCATTTCCCGGATGTATTACTCAATCTGATAACCGGCAACGAGCACGATTGCGAAGCGATGTGCCCGGAGTACAAAGTTGTAGCCGTCAATATCCGTAAAAGTAAAGGCGACAACAAAAAGAAATTGGATAAAATTGCCCTTTCGTAA
- a CDS encoding toxin-antitoxin system YwqK family antitoxin: protein MFSIFRIFALVLCCQVVFSQVNNNPVDENGKKHGVWKGFYEESGRQRYEGTFEHGKEVGVFNFFDDTKAQSIIATRTFNAKDNSCYTIFYDQNKNIVSEGKEVNKLREGQWKYYHKASKTIMTLENYKNGKLDGVRTVYYPSGKIVDETIYKNGLKEGVYKRYSEKGIVLENSFFKNNEYEGEATYKDPNDLVIAKGKFKNGKKVGKWQFFVNGKLESEENMDKPKKIQLKRDSVKK from the coding sequence ATGTTTTCTATTTTTAGAATTTTTGCTCTTGTATTGTGTTGCCAAGTTGTTTTCTCGCAAGTGAATAATAACCCAGTAGATGAGAATGGGAAAAAACATGGCGTTTGGAAAGGCTTTTATGAAGAATCGGGCAGACAGCGTTACGAGGGAACTTTTGAACACGGAAAAGAAGTGGGTGTCTTTAATTTTTTTGATGATACAAAAGCCCAATCAATTATTGCGACAAGAACTTTTAACGCTAAGGACAACTCCTGCTACACCATTTTTTATGATCAAAATAAAAATATTGTGAGTGAAGGCAAAGAGGTAAATAAATTGCGTGAAGGGCAATGGAAATATTACCATAAAGCATCCAAAACAATTATGACTTTGGAGAATTATAAAAATGGGAAACTCGATGGGGTTCGAACCGTTTATTATCCAAGTGGTAAAATTGTGGATGAAACCATTTATAAAAACGGTTTGAAAGAAGGTGTTTATAAACGATATTCGGAGAAGGGGATTGTTTTAGAAAACAGTTTTTTCAAAAACAATGAATACGAAGGAGAAGCAACTTACAAAGATCCAAACGATCTTGTCATTGCCAAAGGAAAATTCAAAAACGGAAAAAAAGTAGGGAAGTGGCAGTTTTTTGTAAACGGAAAATTAGAAAGTGAAGAAAACATGGATAAGCCGAAAAAAATACAATTGAAAAGGGATAGTGTGAAAAAATAA
- the mnmA gene encoding tRNA 2-thiouridine(34) synthase MnmA, translated as MKRVVVGLSGGVDSSVAAYLLQQQGYEVIGLFMKNWHDDSVTISNECPWLEDSNDALLVAQKLGIPFQTVDLSEQYKEKIVDYMFNEYEKGRTPNPDVLCNREIKFDVFMKIAISLGADYVATGHYCRKSEIEVNGEKVYQLLAGVDGNKDQSYFLCQLSQEQLSKALFPIGELTKPEVREIAAEMELVTAEKKDSQGLCFIGKVRLPEFLQQKLQPKEGTIIQIDKNDPVYCNEMQSGLSVQEQLLFASKKIPYTPKMGKVMGKHQGAHYFTVGQRKGLNVGGTTDPLFVIATDVETNTIYTGLSSMHPGLFKKALFIDKSEVHWVREDLALANGETMEVMARIRYRQPLQKATLHQFSDGMYISFEDPQSAITEGQFAAWYHNDELIGSGVIS; from the coding sequence ATGAAACGTGTAGTTGTAGGTCTTTCTGGTGGTGTGGATTCGAGTGTTGCGGCGTATTTGTTGCAACAACAAGGATATGAGGTAATAGGTCTTTTTATGAAAAATTGGCACGATGATTCGGTGACCATTTCAAACGAATGTCCTTGGTTGGAAGATAGTAATGATGCATTATTGGTCGCCCAAAAATTGGGGATTCCTTTTCAAACAGTTGATTTAAGCGAACAATACAAAGAAAAAATCGTTGATTATATGTTCAACGAATACGAAAAAGGGAGAACTCCAAATCCTGACGTACTTTGTAATCGCGAAATAAAATTTGACGTTTTTATGAAAATCGCCATAAGTCTTGGTGCCGATTATGTGGCAACGGGACATTATTGTAGAAAAAGTGAAATCGAAGTAAATGGTGAAAAAGTGTACCAACTACTTGCAGGAGTTGATGGAAATAAAGATCAATCGTATTTTTTATGTCAATTATCACAGGAGCAATTATCCAAAGCATTGTTTCCTATCGGTGAATTGACCAAACCTGAAGTGCGTGAAATTGCAGCCGAAATGGAATTGGTTACCGCCGAAAAGAAAGATTCGCAAGGACTGTGTTTTATCGGAAAAGTACGTTTGCCTGAATTTTTACAGCAAAAACTGCAGCCCAAAGAAGGAACAATTATTCAGATAGACAAAAATGATCCGGTATATTGTAATGAAATGCAAAGTGGATTATCTGTTCAGGAACAATTGCTTTTTGCATCGAAAAAAATACCATATACTCCAAAAATGGGAAAGGTAATGGGGAAACATCAAGGGGCACATTATTTTACCGTTGGGCAAAGAAAAGGTTTGAATGTAGGCGGAACAACAGATCCTTTGTTTGTTATTGCTACCGATGTAGAAACCAATACTATTTATACCGGTTTGTCGAGTATGCATCCCGGATTGTTCAAAAAAGCTTTGTTTATAGATAAATCCGAAGTGCATTGGGTTCGTGAGGATTTGGCTTTGGCCAATGGCGAAACAATGGAAGTTATGGCACGCATCCGCTACAGACAGCCTTTGCAAAAAGCGACTTTACATCAATTTTCGGATGGAATGTATATTTCATTCGAAGACCCGCAATCAGCCATCACCGAAGGGCAGTTTGCAGCTTGGTATCATAATGATGAACTGATAGGTTCTGGAGTTATTTCGTAA
- a CDS encoding S8 family peptidase, which yields MKKIVTIILLFSCFAGFSQEDAWIYFNVKNNSQSYYNNPLLMLSQRALDRRTIQNIPLDSKDIPIDISYINQIKAVSGITIMAKSKWLNALHIRGTQTAINSLKSFSFVEKIDFANKSLNSTSKKTITSKIKAVEKVLESKVDFAYGTSANQIQMLHGDILHKQNYTGSGKIIAVMDTGFPGVNTAQPFQRLRDNNKILGGYDFVSRSSNFYTSDSHGAMVLSSMGGYKENALVGTAPDASYYLFRTEDVSSENPVEESYWVEAAEKADSLGVDVINTSLGYFEFDKTAYSHTYAEMDGKTAFMTRGAEIAFSRGMIVVVAAGNEGATVNPHIAAPADGISVLTIGAVTASKTVTSFSSIGPSFDGRIKPDVMAQGQSVYLSDSSGNIGTANGTSFSSPITAGLVACLWQAFPNKTNKEIRDLIIKSADRYTAPNNQYGYGIPDFSLALSNGLGVNDFLKNDFVLYPNPTSDFCVVSFPNNLDTATIRIYSIPGQKITEQKISKTLPSVSLKALQSGIYIYEIDWDGKVTTGKLIKQ from the coding sequence ATGAAAAAAATAGTTACTATTATTTTATTGTTTTCCTGTTTTGCGGGCTTTTCCCAAGAAGATGCCTGGATATATTTTAATGTAAAAAATAATTCTCAAAGTTATTATAACAATCCTTTGCTGATGCTTTCGCAAAGAGCTTTGGATCGGAGAACAATTCAAAACATTCCTTTGGATTCCAAAGATATTCCAATTGACATTAGTTACATTAACCAAATAAAAGCCGTTTCTGGGATTACAATAATGGCCAAGTCAAAATGGTTGAACGCGTTGCACATTCGTGGGACTCAAACAGCCATTAACTCTTTGAAATCTTTTTCATTTGTGGAAAAAATAGATTTTGCTAATAAATCATTGAATTCAACAAGTAAAAAAACCATTACCTCAAAGATAAAAGCCGTTGAAAAAGTATTGGAATCCAAAGTAGATTTTGCCTACGGTACATCAGCCAATCAAATACAAATGCTGCACGGTGATATTTTGCACAAACAAAACTACACAGGTTCTGGGAAAATAATTGCTGTTATGGATACTGGTTTTCCGGGTGTGAATACAGCGCAACCATTTCAGAGACTAAGAGATAATAATAAAATTTTGGGTGGTTATGATTTTGTGAGTAGGAGTTCCAATTTTTATACAAGCGATTCTCATGGTGCGATGGTTCTATCGTCGATGGGAGGATACAAAGAAAACGCTCTTGTAGGCACTGCTCCGGATGCTTCTTATTATTTGTTTCGAACGGAAGATGTTTCGTCTGAAAATCCTGTTGAAGAATCGTATTGGGTAGAAGCGGCTGAGAAAGCGGATAGTTTGGGTGTGGATGTCATTAATACTTCATTAGGGTATTTTGAGTTTGATAAAACAGCATACAGTCATACGTATGCTGAAATGGATGGTAAAACGGCTTTCATGACCCGAGGTGCCGAAATTGCATTTTCCCGCGGAATGATAGTGGTGGTGGCCGCTGGTAATGAAGGGGCAACTGTAAATCCACATATTGCTGCGCCAGCGGATGGTATTTCGGTACTTACAATTGGAGCTGTGACTGCCTCCAAAACGGTAACCAGTTTTAGTTCAATCGGACCTTCATTTGATGGAAGAATTAAACCGGATGTTATGGCGCAGGGGCAATCAGTGTATTTGTCGGATTCATCGGGAAATATCGGAACGGCAAATGGAACTTCTTTTTCCAGTCCGATTACAGCGGGATTGGTGGCTTGTCTCTGGCAGGCTTTTCCCAATAAAACCAATAAAGAGATTCGAGATTTAATCATAAAATCTGCAGATCGATATACTGCACCCAATAATCAATATGGATACGGGATTCCTGATTTCAGTTTGGCTTTGTCCAATGGATTGGGAGTTAATGATTTTTTGAAAAATGATTTCGTTTTGTATCCAAACCCAACAAGCGATTTTTGTGTTGTTTCTTTTCCAAATAATTTGGATACAGCCACAATTCGAATTTATTCAATTCCCGGGCAGAAAATAACGGAACAGAAAATTTCTAAAACTTTGCCTTCGGTTTCATTAAAAGCATTGCAATCTGGAATCTATATTTATGAAATAGATTGGGACGGAAAAGTAACCACAGGAAAATTAATCAAGCAATAA
- a CDS encoding NAD(P)H-dependent flavin oxidoreductase codes for MNKITRLFNIKYPIIQAGMIWNSGYKLASAVSNAGGLGLIGAGSMYPEVLKEHIQKCKKATDKPFGVNVPMLYPNIEEIMKIIVDEGVKIVFTSAGNPKTWTPFLKENGITVVHVVSSSVFALKAQDAGVDAVVAEGFEAGGHNGREETTTFTLIPMVKDKISIPLIAAGGIATGRGMLAAMILGADGVQVGSRFAASLESSSHNNFKQTIIELQEGGTQLTLKELAPVRLIKNKFYQDIQQLYEKCPSKEELAALLGRARAKRGMFEGDLDEGELEIGQIAGLIKEILPAKEIINTMITEFEQAKQEVVSFGY; via the coding sequence ATGAATAAAATTACGAGGCTTTTCAATATTAAATACCCAATTATACAGGCAGGAATGATTTGGAATAGTGGTTATAAACTGGCGAGTGCGGTGAGTAACGCGGGAGGATTGGGTTTGATAGGTGCCGGTTCCATGTATCCTGAGGTTTTGAAAGAACATATCCAAAAATGTAAAAAAGCAACCGATAAACCTTTTGGTGTCAATGTTCCAATGTTGTATCCCAACATTGAAGAAATAATGAAAATCATCGTAGATGAAGGAGTGAAAATCGTTTTTACTTCGGCTGGAAATCCTAAAACTTGGACGCCATTTTTAAAAGAAAATGGGATTACAGTTGTGCATGTGGTGAGCAGTTCTGTTTTTGCATTAAAAGCCCAAGATGCTGGTGTGGATGCTGTGGTCGCCGAAGGTTTTGAAGCAGGAGGACACAATGGTCGTGAGGAAACCACGACTTTTACTTTAATCCCGATGGTGAAAGATAAAATTTCGATTCCGTTGATTGCTGCAGGCGGAATTGCAACAGGTCGCGGTATGCTTGCTGCAATGATACTCGGGGCTGATGGAGTGCAGGTTGGAAGTCGATTTGCTGCTTCATTGGAATCTTCATCTCATAATAATTTTAAGCAAACTATTATTGAACTGCAGGAAGGAGGCACGCAATTAACCTTGAAAGAACTGGCTCCTGTTCGTTTGATTAAAAATAAATTTTATCAGGACATTCAGCAATTGTATGAAAAATGTCCAAGTAAAGAAGAATTGGCAGCTTTGTTAGGTAGAGCAAGAGCCAAACGAGGGATGTTTGAAGGTGATTTGGATGAAGGGGAACTGGAAATAGGTCAAATAGCTGGATTGATAAAAGAAATTCTGCCTGCAAAAGAGATAATTAATACAATGATAACCGAATTTGAACAGGCAAAACAGGAAGTGGTTTCATTTGGTTATTAA